The Pseudomonas azadiae genome includes a window with the following:
- the poxB gene encoding ubiquinone-dependent pyruvate dehydrogenase, whose protein sequence is MAKINLAQQLATTLEQAGIKRIWGLTGDSLNGLTDALRTMDSIEWMHVRHEEVAAFAAGAEAAATGELTVCAGSCGPGNLHLINGLFDCHRNHVPVLAIAAQIPSSEIGLNYFQETHPQELFKECSHFIELVTNPEQMPHVLHRAMRSAILNRGVAVVVIPGDVSLLEVEDKLKPWPALHAPRTLPAEQDLQRLTEILESSRKVTLLCGSGCAGAHDQVVALADVLGAPVVHALRGKEHVEWDNPFDVGMTGLIGFSSGYHAMLDCDTLIMLGTDFPYRQFYPTDATIIQVDRDPQALGRRATLDLGIAADVSETIGALLPRLTRKTDRSFLETSLKHYEKARQGLDDLAQPSKADRPIHPQYVARLLSELADDDAIFTADVGSPTVWAARYLKMNGKRRLIGSFNHGSMANAMPQAIGAQAAFPGRQVVSMSGDGGFAMLMGDFISLAQLKLPVKVIVFDNASLGFVAMEMKAAGYLDAGTELKNPDFAAMSNAMGILGIRVEQSEDLEPALRRALAHDGPVLVDVVTATQELVMPPTIKLEQAKGFSLYMLKAVMSGRGDEVIELARTNWLR, encoded by the coding sequence ATGGCGAAAATCAACCTGGCCCAGCAGTTGGCGACCACCCTTGAACAGGCGGGCATCAAGCGCATCTGGGGCCTGACCGGGGACAGCCTCAATGGCCTCACCGACGCCCTGCGCACCATGGACAGCATCGAGTGGATGCATGTGCGCCACGAAGAAGTGGCCGCGTTCGCCGCCGGGGCCGAAGCGGCCGCCACCGGTGAGCTGACCGTCTGCGCCGGCAGCTGCGGGCCGGGCAACCTGCACTTGATCAATGGCCTGTTCGACTGCCATCGCAACCATGTGCCGGTGCTGGCGATTGCCGCGCAGATTCCGTCCTCGGAGATTGGCCTGAATTACTTCCAGGAAACCCATCCGCAGGAGCTGTTCAAAGAGTGCAGCCACTTTATCGAACTGGTCACCAACCCCGAGCAAATGCCTCATGTGCTGCACCGCGCGATGCGTTCGGCGATCCTCAATCGCGGGGTGGCGGTGGTGGTGATTCCGGGGGACGTGTCACTGCTGGAAGTGGAGGACAAACTCAAACCTTGGCCTGCCCTGCATGCGCCGCGCACATTGCCGGCCGAACAGGACCTGCAACGCCTCACCGAAATCCTCGAGAGCAGCCGGAAAGTCACCCTGCTGTGCGGCAGCGGCTGTGCCGGAGCCCATGATCAGGTGGTGGCCCTGGCCGACGTGCTGGGCGCGCCGGTGGTGCATGCCCTGCGCGGCAAGGAACACGTGGAGTGGGACAATCCGTTCGACGTGGGCATGACCGGCTTGATCGGTTTCAGCTCCGGTTACCACGCCATGCTCGATTGCGACACGCTGATCATGCTGGGCACCGACTTTCCGTACCGCCAGTTCTATCCCACCGATGCGACCATCATCCAGGTTGATCGCGACCCGCAGGCGCTCGGCCGTCGTGCCACGCTGGACCTGGGGATTGCCGCCGACGTCAGCGAAACCATCGGCGCGCTGCTGCCGCGCTTGACGCGCAAGACCGACCGCAGCTTTCTCGAGACATCCTTGAAGCACTACGAAAAAGCGCGCCAAGGGCTGGATGACCTGGCGCAACCGTCCAAGGCCGACCGGCCGATCCATCCGCAGTATGTGGCGCGCTTGCTCAGCGAGCTGGCCGATGACGATGCCATCTTTACCGCCGACGTCGGCTCGCCGACGGTGTGGGCTGCGCGCTATTTGAAGATGAACGGCAAGCGCCGCCTGATCGGTTCGTTCAACCACGGCTCGATGGCCAATGCCATGCCCCAGGCCATTGGCGCGCAGGCGGCGTTCCCCGGACGCCAGGTGGTTTCCATGTCGGGAGACGGTGGTTTCGCGATGTTGATGGGCGACTTCATCTCGTTGGCGCAGCTGAAGCTGCCGGTCAAAGTCATCGTCTTCGATAACGCGTCGCTGGGCTTTGTCGCCATGGAAATGAAGGCTGCGGGTTATCTGGACGCCGGCACGGAGCTGAAAAACCCGGACTTCGCGGCCATGTCCAACGCCATGGGCATCCTCGGCATCCGCGTGGAGCAATCCGAAGACCTCGAACCGGCCCTGCGCCGCGCCCTGGCCCACGACGGCCCGGTGTTGGTGGATGTGGTCACGGCGACCCAGGAGTTGGTCATGCCACCGACGATCAAGCTGGAGCAGGCCAAAGGGTTCAGCCTGTATATGCTCAAGGCGGTGATGAGTGGGCGTGGCGACGAGGTGATCGAACTGGCGCGCACCAACTGGTTGCGCTGA
- a CDS encoding NADPH-dependent FMN reductase, which translates to MSKVYTVAVVVGSLRKESINRKVALALAELAPANLKLNIVEIGDLPLYNEDIDGDSPPAAYSTFRQQVSSSDAVLFVTPEYNRSVPAPLKNAIDVGSRPYGQSAWSGKPGAIISVSPGAIGGFGANHHLRQSLVFLDVWCMQQPEAYLGGAGSVFDEAGKVSEKTKPFLQAFIDAYAKWVEKQHA; encoded by the coding sequence ATGAGCAAGGTCTACACCGTAGCCGTCGTGGTCGGCAGCTTGAGAAAAGAGTCGATCAACCGCAAAGTCGCGCTGGCCTTGGCCGAACTGGCCCCTGCCAACCTGAAGTTGAACATTGTGGAAATTGGCGATTTGCCGCTCTACAACGAAGACATTGACGGTGATTCGCCGCCCGCAGCCTACAGTACTTTCCGCCAACAGGTGAGCTCATCCGACGCGGTGCTGTTCGTGACCCCGGAATACAACCGCTCCGTGCCCGCCCCGTTGAAAAATGCCATTGACGTAGGTTCCCGGCCTTACGGCCAGAGTGCCTGGAGTGGCAAGCCGGGGGCGATCATCAGTGTGTCGCCGGGAGCGATTGGCGGCTTTGGCGCCAACCATCATCTGCGCCAGTCGCTGGTGTTTCTGGACGTGTGGTGCATGCAGCAGCCGGAGGCGTATCTGGGCGGGGCGGGCAGTGTGTTTGATGAGGCGGGGAAGGTGTCGGAAAAGACCAAGCCGTTCCTGCAGGCGTTTATTGATGCCTATGCCAAGTGGGTCGAAAAACAGCACGCTTGA
- a CDS encoding LysR substrate-binding domain-containing protein, with protein MRLRHIEVIQAILQTGHPGLAAEWLQLPVGDVEAALKEAEQQLGFMLFASIRGRLQATRETLELQAHISHVYEALEPVQRLASRLKHHHAPTLRALCTPPLANQLLPQSIAMLRRRFQDTPCNLSSQPTREIVRSLLLHEADVGLSLHDPQHPQIHSAVLAQGKLQLLAPHGWLKPKQKYIAVQDLAGQSMIGLEGQDPLSRLLDAKLQALRPLPVVQTRVQTYQMMRSMVEAGEGLAVVDPFTACGAREAGLDVCPVSPPILINLYALTLKEGMASPALNALLEIVTQKAEGLLAG; from the coding sequence ATGCGTTTACGTCATATCGAAGTGATTCAGGCCATTTTGCAGACCGGACACCCAGGCCTGGCCGCCGAGTGGTTGCAACTTCCCGTGGGCGATGTGGAGGCGGCGCTCAAGGAAGCCGAGCAGCAACTGGGCTTTATGCTCTTTGCGAGCATCCGAGGGCGTCTGCAGGCAACCCGCGAAACCTTGGAATTGCAGGCACACATCTCCCATGTGTATGAAGCGCTGGAACCCGTGCAGCGCCTGGCCAGCCGCCTGAAACACCATCACGCCCCGACCTTGCGCGCCCTGTGCACGCCGCCCCTGGCCAATCAACTGCTGCCGCAAAGCATCGCGATGCTACGCCGGCGTTTCCAGGACACCCCGTGCAACCTGTCGAGCCAGCCCACCCGGGAGATCGTCAGGAGCCTGTTGCTGCACGAAGCCGACGTGGGGCTGAGCCTGCATGATCCGCAACACCCGCAGATCCACAGCGCCGTGCTGGCCCAAGGCAAGCTGCAACTGCTCGCACCCCATGGCTGGCTCAAACCCAAGCAAAAATATATCGCCGTGCAGGACCTGGCGGGGCAGTCGATGATCGGGCTTGAGGGCCAGGACCCGCTCAGCCGTCTGCTGGACGCCAAGCTGCAAGCCTTGCGCCCGCTGCCAGTGGTGCAGACGCGCGTACAGACCTACCAGATGATGCGCAGCATGGTGGAAGCCGGAGAAGGTTTGGCGGTGGTCGACCCTTTCACCGCGTGCGGCGCGCGGGAGGCAGGGCTGGATGTCTGCCCGGTGTCACCGCCGATCCTGATCAACCTGTATGCGCTGACCCTCAAGGAAGGCATGGCCTCCCCGGCGCTGAATGCACTGCTGGAGATCGTGACGCAGAAGGCTGAAGGTCTGCTGGCGGGCTAA
- a CDS encoding GNAT family N-acetyltransferase, with the protein MNPKYPGLSVRVADEGFDAYVWGNDFSFEVSAYGEPQMGKRVDQWPVERILPYRKCYGIDPEEFASFRDAPDSAIFMAYLDDRPVGHIVVSTNWNGFAHVDELAVVLPARRHGVAKALLDVAQFWSRKKNLPGMMLETQNNNLGACRLYERCGYVMGGIDHLRYRGIDPQTREVAIFWYRLFKSEVDKA; encoded by the coding sequence ATGAACCCGAAGTATCCGGGGCTCAGTGTCCGGGTCGCCGACGAAGGCTTCGATGCCTACGTGTGGGGCAATGACTTCAGCTTTGAGGTCAGCGCCTACGGAGAACCGCAGATGGGCAAGCGGGTCGACCAATGGCCCGTGGAACGCATCCTGCCGTACCGCAAGTGCTACGGAATCGATCCCGAGGAGTTCGCCAGTTTTCGCGATGCGCCCGACAGCGCCATCTTCATGGCCTACCTGGACGACCGACCGGTGGGGCACATCGTGGTCAGTACCAATTGGAACGGTTTTGCCCATGTCGATGAGCTGGCGGTGGTCTTGCCCGCACGGCGCCATGGGGTGGCCAAGGCGTTGCTGGATGTGGCGCAGTTCTGGAGCCGCAAGAAAAACCTGCCGGGCATGATGCTGGAAACCCAGAACAACAACCTCGGCGCCTGCCGTTTGTACGAGCGTTGTGGTTATGTGATGGGCGGGATCGACCACCTGCGCTATCGCGGCATTGACCCGCAAACCCGCGAAGTGGCGATATTCTGGTACCGGTTGTTCAAAAGCGAAGTCGACAAGGCTTAG
- a CDS encoding Orn/Lys/Arg family decarboxylase, whose product MYKDLKFPVLIVHRDIKADTVAGDRVRGIARELEQEGFSIIQAVDYAEGRLVAATHHGLACMLIAAEGAGENTHLLQNMVELIRLARLRAPNLPIFALGEQVTLENAPADAMSELNQLRGILYLFEDTVPFLARQVARAARTYLDGLLPPFFKALVQHTADSNYSWHTPGHGGGVAYRKSPVGQAFHQFFGENTLRSDLSVSVPELGSLLDHTGPLAEAEARAARNFGADHTFFVINGTSTANKIVWHSMVGRDDLVLVDRNCHKSVLHSIIMTGAIPLYLCPERNELGIIGPIPLSEFSPESIRAKIDASPLTRGRPPKVKLAVVTNSTYDGLCYNAQMIKQQLGNSVEVLHFDEAWYAYAAFHEFFAGRYGMGTSRTPDSPLVFTTHSTHKLLAAFSQASMIHVQDGGARQLDRDRFNEAFMMHISTSPQYSIIASLDVASAMMEGPAGRSLLQEMFDEALSFRRALANLRQHIAAEDWWFSIWQPPSVSGVDRVITADWLLHPEDDWHGFGDVAEDYVLLDPIKVTLVMPGLNAGGALSDCGIPAAVVSKFLWERGLVVEKTGLYSFLVLFSMGITKGKWSTLLTELLEFKRSYDANVSLASCLPSVFAQGPLRYQGLGLRDLCDQLHSCYRSNATARHLKRMYTVLPEIAMKPADAYDHLVKGEVEAVSIDALPGRVAAVMLVPYPPGIPLIMPGERFTESTRSIIDYLAFARTFDSSFPGFVADVHGLQHEDDGSGRCYTVDCIKG is encoded by the coding sequence ATGTACAAAGACCTGAAGTTCCCCGTCCTTATCGTGCACCGCGACATCAAGGCCGACACCGTTGCCGGTGACCGGGTTCGAGGCATCGCCAGGGAGTTGGAACAGGAAGGCTTCAGTATCATCCAGGCGGTGGACTACGCCGAAGGCCGGTTGGTGGCGGCTACCCACCATGGCCTGGCGTGCATGCTGATCGCCGCCGAAGGCGCCGGCGAGAACACCCACCTGCTGCAAAACATGGTCGAGCTGATCCGCCTGGCGCGGCTACGGGCGCCGAACCTGCCGATCTTCGCCCTGGGCGAGCAAGTCACCCTGGAAAACGCGCCCGCCGATGCCATGAGCGAACTCAACCAACTGCGCGGCATTTTGTACCTGTTCGAAGACACCGTGCCGTTTCTTGCGCGGCAAGTCGCCCGCGCGGCGCGCACCTACCTGGATGGTTTGTTGCCACCTTTCTTCAAAGCGTTGGTACAACATACTGCAGACTCCAATTACTCATGGCACACCCCTGGCCATGGCGGCGGCGTGGCCTATCGCAAAAGCCCGGTCGGGCAGGCGTTCCATCAATTCTTCGGGGAAAACACCCTGCGTTCAGACCTGTCTGTCTCGGTGCCTGAGCTGGGCTCGCTGCTGGATCACACCGGGCCGCTGGCCGAAGCCGAGGCGCGCGCCGCGCGCAATTTCGGCGCCGACCATACCTTTTTCGTCATCAACGGCACCTCTACCGCCAACAAGATCGTCTGGCACTCCATGGTCGGCCGCGATGACCTGGTGCTGGTCGACCGCAACTGCCACAAATCGGTGCTGCACTCGATCATCATGACCGGCGCGATCCCGTTGTACCTGTGCCCGGAGCGCAATGAACTGGGGATCATCGGCCCGATTCCCCTGAGCGAATTCAGCCCCGAGTCGATCCGCGCCAAGATCGACGCGAGCCCGCTGACCCGTGGCCGACCGCCGAAGGTCAAGCTGGCGGTGGTCACCAATTCCACCTACGACGGCCTGTGCTACAACGCCCAGATGATCAAACAGCAACTGGGCAACAGCGTCGAGGTGCTGCATTTTGACGAAGCCTGGTACGCCTACGCGGCGTTTCATGAATTCTTTGCCGGACGCTATGGCATGGGCACGTCGCGTACCCCGGACAGCCCGCTGGTGTTCACCACGCACTCGACCCATAAGCTGCTGGCGGCGTTCAGCCAGGCCTCGATGATCCATGTGCAGGACGGCGGCGCGCGCCAATTGGACCGTGACCGTTTCAACGAAGCCTTCATGATGCATATTTCCACCTCGCCGCAATACAGCATCATTGCGTCGCTGGACGTCGCCTCGGCGATGATGGAAGGCCCGGCCGGGCGGTCGCTGTTGCAGGAAATGTTCGACGAAGCCTTGAGTTTCCGCCGTGCCCTGGCCAACCTGCGCCAGCACATTGCCGCCGAGGATTGGTGGTTCTCCATCTGGCAACCGCCGTCGGTGTCGGGCGTCGACCGGGTGATTACCGCAGATTGGCTGCTGCATCCAGAGGACGATTGGCATGGCTTTGGCGATGTGGCCGAAGACTACGTGCTGCTGGACCCGATCAAAGTGACGCTGGTGATGCCTGGCCTCAACGCCGGCGGCGCCCTGAGCGACTGCGGCATTCCCGCGGCCGTGGTCAGCAAATTCCTCTGGGAGCGCGGCCTGGTGGTGGAAAAGACCGGGCTGTATTCGTTCCTGGTGCTGTTTTCCATGGGCATCACCAAGGGCAAATGGAGTACCTTGCTCACCGAGTTGCTGGAATTCAAGCGCAGCTACGACGCCAATGTCAGCCTGGCCAGTTGCCTGCCATCGGTGTTTGCACAAGGCCCGCTGCGGTATCAGGGCCTGGGCTTGCGCGACCTGTGCGATCAATTGCACAGTTGTTACCGCAGCAATGCCACCGCCAGGCACCTCAAGCGCATGTACACCGTGCTACCGGAAATCGCCATGAAACCGGCCGACGCCTACGACCACTTGGTGAAAGGCGAAGTGGAGGCGGTTTCCATTGATGCCTTGCCAGGGCGCGTCGCAGCCGTGATGCTGGTGCCTTATCCGCCCGGCATTCCATTGATCATGCCGGGTGAGCGCTTTACCGAGTCGACGCGCTCGATCATCGATTACCTGGCCTTCGCCCGGACGTTCGATAGCAGTTTTCCCGGTTTTGTCGCCGATGTTCATGGGTTGCAACACGAAGACGACGGCAGTGGTCGTTGTTACACCGTCGATTGCATCAAGGGTTAA
- the dnaQ gene encoding DNA polymerase III subunit epsilon: MRSVVLDTETTGMPVTDGHRIIEIGCVELMGRRLTGRHFHVYLQPDRDSDEGAIGVHGITDEFLKGKPRFAEVADEFFEFINGAQLIIHNAAFDIGFINNEFALMGQTDRADISKHCTILDTLMMARERHPGQRNSLDALCKRYGVDNSGRELHGALLDSEILADVYLTMTGGQTSLSLAGNASDGTGSAEGSGNRPSEIRRLPADRKPTPVIRASEQDLLEHAARLEAIAKSAGAPALWTQLTQQ, from the coding sequence ATCCGATCTGTTGTACTCGATACCGAAACCACCGGCATGCCGGTGACCGACGGCCACCGGATCATTGAAATCGGCTGTGTCGAACTCATGGGCCGCCGCCTCACCGGCCGTCACTTCCATGTCTACCTGCAACCGGACCGTGACAGTGACGAAGGCGCGATCGGCGTCCACGGTATTACCGACGAATTCCTCAAGGGCAAGCCGCGCTTTGCCGAAGTCGCCGATGAATTCTTCGAATTCATCAACGGCGCCCAGTTGATCATCCATAACGCGGCGTTCGACATCGGCTTCATCAACAACGAGTTTGCCCTGATGGGGCAGACCGATCGTGCCGATATCTCCAAGCATTGCACGATCCTCGACACCTTGATGATGGCCCGCGAGCGTCACCCTGGCCAACGCAACAGCCTCGACGCCCTGTGCAAGCGTTATGGCGTCGACAACTCCGGTCGCGAGCTCCACGGCGCCTTGCTCGACTCCGAGATTCTCGCTGACGTCTACCTGACCATGACCGGCGGGCAGACCAGCCTGTCCCTGGCGGGTAACGCGTCCGATGGCACCGGCTCGGCGGAAGGTTCGGGCAACCGCCCTTCGGAAATCCGCCGCCTGCCGGCGGACCGCAAACCCACTCCAGTTATCCGGGCGAGCGAGCAGGACCTGCTCGAGCACGCGGCGCGGTTGGAAGCCATTGCCAAGTCGGCGGGCGCGCCGGCGTTGTGGACCCAGCTGACCCAGCAATAA
- the rnhA gene encoding ribonuclease HI, protein MTDSVELFTDGACKGNPGPGGWGALLVCKGVEKELWGGEANTTNNRMELMGAIRGLEELKRRCNVLLVTDSQYVMKGINEWMVNWKKRGWKTAAKEPVKNADLWQLLDEQCNRHDITWKWVRGHIGHPGNERADQLANRGVDEVRGYKQS, encoded by the coding sequence ATGACCGATAGCGTAGAACTCTTCACCGACGGCGCCTGCAAGGGCAACCCAGGCCCAGGCGGTTGGGGCGCGTTGCTGGTGTGCAAGGGCGTGGAGAAGGAGTTGTGGGGCGGTGAAGCCAACACCACCAACAACCGCATGGAGCTGATGGGCGCCATCCGCGGCCTCGAAGAACTCAAGCGCCGCTGCAACGTGCTGCTGGTGACCGACTCGCAATACGTGATGAAGGGCATCAACGAGTGGATGGTCAACTGGAAGAAGCGTGGCTGGAAGACGGCGGCCAAGGAACCGGTGAAGAATGCCGACCTGTGGCAGTTGCTCGATGAGCAATGCAACCGCCATGACATCACCTGGAAATGGGTGCGTGGCCACATAGGCCACCCTGGCAACGAGCGCGCCGACCAACTGGCCAACCGTGGCGTGGACGAAGTGCGCGGCTACAAGCAGAGCTGA
- a CDS encoding methyltransferase domain-containing protein has translation MTDKAFAQADPEWLALIGAAREWLSGPIGQFLLDEERRMLEDELGRFFGGYLVHYGPSAQTPPSAPQVQRNVRLGAPLPGVEIVCEEQAWPLSEHAADVVVLQHGLDFCLSPHGLLREAASSVRPGGHLLIVGINPWSSWGLRHVFANDALRQARCISPQRVGDWLNLLGFALEKRRFGCYRPPLASTKWQARLAGWERRAGAWQLSGGGFYLLVARKIVVGLRPLQQVRREPIGKLVPMPMAKVNRRQSDA, from the coding sequence ATGACTGATAAAGCGTTCGCCCAGGCCGATCCGGAGTGGCTGGCCCTGATCGGCGCAGCCCGTGAATGGCTGTCCGGTCCCATCGGGCAATTTCTGCTGGACGAAGAACGGCGCATGCTCGAAGACGAGTTGGGTCGGTTCTTTGGCGGCTACCTGGTGCATTACGGCCCTTCGGCCCAGACGCCGCCGTCCGCGCCCCAGGTGCAGCGCAATGTGCGCCTGGGGGCGCCGTTGCCAGGGGTGGAGATCGTCTGCGAGGAACAGGCCTGGCCGTTGAGCGAGCACGCCGCCGACGTGGTGGTGTTGCAGCATGGCCTGGATTTTTGCCTGTCGCCCCACGGCTTGCTGCGCGAGGCGGCGAGCAGCGTGCGCCCAGGCGGCCATTTGCTGATTGTCGGGATCAACCCCTGGAGCAGCTGGGGCCTGCGCCATGTGTTCGCCAATGATGCCTTGCGCCAGGCGCGCTGCATCTCGCCGCAACGCGTGGGTGATTGGCTGAACCTGCTGGGCTTCGCGCTGGAGAAACGTCGCTTCGGGTGCTATCGTCCGCCGCTTGCGTCGACCAAGTGGCAAGCCCGCCTGGCCGGCTGGGAGCGCCGCGCGGGTGCCTGGCAGTTGTCGGGAGGCGGCTTCTATCTGCTGGTGGCGCGTAAAATCGTGGTCGGGCTGCGGCCGCTGCAGCAAGTACGCCGTGAGCCGATCGGCAAGCTGGTGCCGATGCCGATGGCCAAGGTCAACCGCAGGCAAAGCGACGCGTAA
- the gloB gene encoding hydroxyacylglutathione hydrolase, with protein sequence MIQISALPAFTDNYIWLLQDPDTQRCAVVDPGDATPVLAWLKQNPEWTLSDILITHHHHDHVGGVEQLKDVTGAKVYGPAAEKIPARDVALNDNDRLTVLGWDFDVYTVPGHTLGHIAFYHQGVLFCGDTLFAAGCGRLFEGTPQQLHASLERLAALPDDTLVYCTHEYTQSNLKFAQAVEPGNADIAERVETVRQLRARGEISLPSNLALEKRTNPFLRTSETSVKQKADERNGRDNRSATEVFASLRAWKDTF encoded by the coding sequence ATGATACAGATCAGTGCCCTGCCCGCCTTCACCGATAACTACATCTGGTTGTTACAAGACCCCGACACCCAACGCTGCGCGGTGGTCGACCCCGGCGATGCCACGCCCGTGCTGGCCTGGCTCAAGCAGAACCCGGAGTGGACCTTGAGCGACATTCTTATCACCCATCACCACCATGACCATGTCGGCGGTGTCGAACAGCTCAAGGACGTGACGGGCGCCAAGGTCTACGGCCCGGCAGCCGAGAAGATCCCCGCCCGCGACGTGGCCCTGAACGACAACGACCGCCTCACAGTGCTCGGCTGGGACTTCGACGTTTATACAGTGCCCGGGCACACCTTGGGCCATATCGCGTTTTATCACCAGGGCGTGCTGTTCTGCGGCGATACCCTGTTTGCCGCCGGTTGCGGACGCCTGTTCGAAGGCACGCCGCAACAATTGCACGCCTCTCTCGAACGCCTGGCCGCCCTGCCCGACGATACGTTGGTGTACTGCACGCACGAGTACACACAAAGCAACCTCAAGTTTGCCCAAGCGGTGGAGCCGGGCAACGCGGATATCGCCGAACGGGTGGAAACCGTCCGCCAACTGCGTGCCCGTGGCGAGATCTCGCTGCCTTCCAACCTGGCCCTGGAAAAGCGCACCAATCCTTTTCTGCGTACCTCTGAAACATCCGTTAAACAAAAAGCGGACGAACGGAACGGCCGCGATAACCGCTCTGCGACCGAGGTGTTTGCTAGCTTGAGGGCCTGGAAAGATACGTTCTAA
- a CDS encoding lytic transglycosylase domain-containing protein, translating to MSSSIRKSNHSDALTRLAQAVAVAVSATLAGCQSNNFTAQSTVQPKPNLSAKIKQKPVIWLSEKPAPEVPQDVWERMRRGFQLQDGVGVNPRIEQQRLWFASNPSFLENAGERGSLYIHYIVERLEERNMPLELALLPVIESAYNPMAYSRSDAVGLWQFIPSTGRYFNLRQTRAYDGRRDITASTTAALDYLTRLHDMFNGDWLLALAAYNAGEGTVSRAIERNEKLGLPTDYWNLPLPQETKDYVPKFLALSQVVLAPEAYGVNLNPIANTPYFEVVEVKQSMDLSRVAALAEIDEDELFQLNPALKQRTTLDGPQHLLVPSSKAQLLTSTLSTMKPEELLAMRPKKQVFDEVETARVAGRTRSYKVRNGDNLTLIAKANKVDVHDLQRWNKLNGQALKVGQTLVMQDTRKLVAKADSKKPVQYKVKKGDSLYIVAKRFNVEMQHLKRWNPRTGQALKPGQMLVVSGPR from the coding sequence ATGTCGTCATCTATTCGTAAATCCAACCATTCAGACGCATTGACCCGCCTGGCTCAAGCTGTGGCGGTGGCTGTGTCCGCCACGCTGGCGGGCTGCCAATCAAACAATTTCACCGCACAATCCACCGTGCAACCCAAGCCAAACCTCAGCGCCAAAATCAAGCAGAAACCCGTCATCTGGCTTTCGGAAAAGCCCGCACCCGAAGTACCTCAGGATGTCTGGGAGCGGATGCGACGGGGCTTTCAATTGCAGGATGGGGTGGGCGTCAACCCGCGTATCGAGCAACAGCGCCTGTGGTTCGCCAGCAACCCCTCCTTCCTTGAGAACGCCGGTGAACGCGGCAGCCTCTATATTCATTACATCGTCGAACGCCTTGAAGAGCGCAACATGCCCCTGGAGCTGGCGCTGCTGCCAGTGATTGAAAGTGCCTACAACCCGATGGCCTACTCGCGCAGCGATGCGGTCGGCCTGTGGCAGTTCATTCCCTCCACCGGGCGCTACTTCAACCTGCGCCAGACCCGCGCCTACGATGGCCGCCGCGATATTACCGCTTCCACCACCGCCGCCCTGGACTACCTGACGCGCCTGCACGACATGTTCAACGGTGACTGGTTGCTGGCCCTGGCCGCCTACAACGCCGGCGAAGGCACCGTGAGCCGGGCCATCGAGCGCAACGAGAAGCTCGGCCTGCCGACCGATTACTGGAACCTGCCGCTGCCCCAGGAAACCAAGGACTACGTGCCCAAGTTCCTGGCGCTGTCACAGGTGGTGCTGGCGCCGGAAGCCTACGGCGTCAACCTGAACCCGATTGCCAACACGCCGTATTTCGAAGTGGTTGAAGTCAAGCAAAGCATGGACCTGTCACGGGTCGCCGCGCTGGCCGAGATCGACGAAGACGAGCTGTTCCAGCTCAACCCGGCCCTGAAACAACGCACCACCCTGGACGGCCCCCAGCATTTGCTGGTGCCCAGTTCCAAGGCGCAATTGCTCACCAGCACGCTTTCGACGATGAAACCGGAAGAATTGCTGGCAATGCGCCCGAAAAAGCAGGTGTTCGACGAAGTCGAGACCGCGCGGGTTGCCGGTCGCACCCGCAGCTACAAGGTGCGCAACGGCGACAACCTCACGCTGATCGCCAAGGCCAACAAAGTCGATGTGCATGACCTGCAACGCTGGAACAAGCTCAACGGCCAGGCGCTCAAGGTCGGCCAGACCCTGGTGATGCAGGACACCCGCAAGCTGGTGGCGAAGGCTGACAGCAAGAAGCCCGTGCAATACAAGGTCAAGAAAGGCGACTCGCTGTACATCGTCGCCAAGCGCTTCAACGTCGAGATGCAACATCTCAAGCGCTGGAACCCGCGCACCGGCCAGGCGTTGAAGCCGGGGCAGATGCTGGTGGTGTCCGGGCCAAGATAA